The stretch of DNA GAGAAGCTTCTGTCTGTGTTTCGAGAGGGAGTGAAGTATGGCGCTGGCATTGGCCCTGGTGTGTATGACATCCACTCACCAAGGATCCCATCTGCAGAAGAAATCGCTGACCGGATCAATAAGATGCTTGCTGTCTTGGAGACTAACATTCTGTGGGTCAACCCTGATTGCGGACTCAAGACTCGCAAATATACTGAAGTGAAGCCTGCCCTTAGCAACATGGTTGCTGCTGCCAAGCTTCTCCGCTCCCAGCTGGCCAGTGCTAAGTGAGCTCGTTTTCTGCCATTGTCTCGGTAATGATAAGTATCTGTTTTTCTACTCATGCTCGAATAATCCATCAACCATTTTAAATTTGGTTGATGTTTTTCTCTTGCAGTAAATCTAGAAGTTTTTGAAATGCTCAATGGAGAGTCTTGATGTTGCATTTTATCATATATCCTCTTGTATCTGTTTTTTCCTTACATGTTTCTACATGGAAGAATTGATTGGAAAGAAGTGaagaataaaaagaatattaatactCAATTCAAAGTTTTCAAACTATGAATTCATCATCCAACATattgaaaaatgaaaactaaattaattaaacactAGTACAAAAAACTAACAAGTTCTCCCAACAACAAAGAAGAACCTCATTTTGTAAGAATCTTAAAATTGATCAACACAAGACCGTGGACGAGTCGAATTGTTGGTATTTATATTGAATCTTTGAAACAATTTCATTACGAACAATTTGGCTCTTCATACTACTTGTTGTGATTAGAACAGAACAATCACACTAAACCAAAATACTTATTTAGCCTATTTTAATCAAAGATTATCAAAGTCTctcaaaactaaaaaattgttattCAATAAGCACACGAGTGACATATGGACAAGTGACGAGAAACTATAAGAATAATAGTGTTTTTTTAGCTGGTTGCTATTGATCCAACTCCAAGTTTTCTTATAAATCTATCTTATGATCTATTATATTGTAATTTGTCTAGACTAGATTATCAAtttcagtatatatatattctaaattatttaattttgatttttatatacAGAAAAATCTATAAGCTATATAAAAGTTGGCAATactaaattacaaaaatgtctttaattttttttaattaccatAAAATCTTTTTATCATTTAATCATAAAAGCACTCACATTCATTTCTTCAAATAATTAGTCAAGggatttcaaaaagaaaaaatactaataataattattcaaatataatttttgtatattaaataaaaatgatttTGTGAACATATATTAGATTGGCCAATTTATTGtagaattattataaaataggatatctttatatattaaaagtgtctatctaacggcatttcttggtttaacagaatatacaaagaatattctgttaaatttaacgatgttaataggtttatctcccgttaataaataaactcaataattaaacccaaaaaattaaataatctttttttaaattaaaaaaaatcatcttagccacatatctctctaacaaaccgtaTATCCCATTTTCTCGCTTTGGTTTACGATCAACCAAATGCAGCTATGGCTTTGCACTCCGGTATAGGTTTTTCCAAGATCCTCGTCATAGCCGGAACAggtattattaatttcatatcaTATTTCACACTTGCTTCCCCATTCAAAAAGACCTATCTTTCAATCTTGCTAATTTCTTCTCTCTAGGGTACACTACCACTGTTTTGTTCAATAACCATAAATTATCGGACTTGCTCGGAGAGAAGCTTTTCTCAGAAGCTAGAGAGAGAAACAAAATCAGCAGagtaaagagagagagagcttcgaTCGACAATGGTGTATTGGGTTTGTATTTCCTTTCTCATTTGCATTCTCTTTGTTTCATCGTTGAATGGATACATCTCTTATGACGGAGTTTCTCAGGAAGTCCGGCGGTGCCGCCGTTATCGACGGCGGACTCGCCACAGAGCTCGAACGCCATGGCGCGGACCTCAACGATCCTCTATGGAGCGCCAAATGCCTTCTCACTTCCCCTCACCTTATTCGTGGGGTACTCTTTCTACCTTTTTATTTTCCTTTACTTTGCTTGACTCTGTGTTTGGGTGtctgatttttctttctttctttcttcatgTATGAAGAATGGAGGTACTTATTAACAGAGTTATGTTTATTCATGAATTTGGACCCGAAAATTAAGAAATAATGAATTTTGATAACTGGgttattgttgaattttttcCTATTAGGAAATCATCTATTGGGATTTTGAATGTACCAAAAGTGATTTTAATCGTTTCACATGACATTTATTAGGGAGATTCTTTGTCTTCTGGCTTGTTAGTAAATGAACTTATGAACAATGGCTAAAGATTCTGCAGTGAACTTATTAATTcagtttaaaattatatatggaCCACTGTGGTGGTTTTTTCTTTTGTCTTGGCTTTTCGCAGCCTTTAAAACTTGCCATTAGCAgccttgaattttttttctttttaattgaaGTTTCATTAGAAGAAAACCAGCAGTCAATCATTACATTGTGATTCTTACCCAGCTTCATTTTCTCTGCTCCATTCTATTTCTAATGTTAGTTTCACGTTTAGATTTcaattttcttattagtatatATGTTTCAGTCTAGCTCTTCAATTCTCTACCATATTTAACAGATTCGTTCTTATCTGATGATGTAATACAAATACAGGTTCATGGATTTGCTGAAGATCTTATGGGGAAAAAAGTTGCTACAATATTTGGAAAGTGGGATGAAAGCATGTATTATGTTAATGGTGACAGGGGCAACAATATGTATTAtgtctttctattttatatatcCTACGGATTCCAGGCTTAGACCAGACCAACGACATTTGGAGAATGGAGAATATGAGAAGGCAAATGCTGAGAAACAACGTTTAGAGAAAAAGCAAAGAATGGTATGTATGGGGCATTTTTGCAAAATGGCATTGTAAATAGCCTTTCTCACATACTTGACATTTTCTCTATAAGGAAAATGTCTATAttcacgtttttttttttttcattcttctTATCTCTAATGGTATGATCTGGTGTATGGGAAATGCAGTCAAGGAAATTACAAGAAAGTGGATGGAAACCAAAATAGTTCGAAAGAGGAAGTGAAGATGGACCTTTCTGCTACATGGGTCGGTAGTCCTTACTATGTCGTCCCAGAAGTGTTACGGAAGCATTATGGTCCAGAATGTGATGTTTGGAGCGCTGGGGTAATCATTTATATTTTACATAGTGGAGTGCCCCCATTTTGGGATGGTAAGGATCTTATGTTTCATATCTTGTTGTTTTACAAATTCATTAATCATCCATATTTGTGGACTTATATCGATTGTACCTGCTTTTTAATGGATCAATCAGAATTGGAGCAAGGAATATTTGAGCAGGTTTTAAGGGGAGAACTCGATTTTATCTCTGAACCATGGCCTAGCATATCTGAAAGTGCAAAGGATCTTGTTCGAAGAATGCTTGTAAGGGACCCTAAGAAGCGGCTTACGGCCCATGAAGTTCTTAGTAAGTTAATGGTCTTGATTGATTATTATGTCAGGTGACTTAATTTGTTTAGCATCCATAGTcatacattttatttttctattgtaTAGATGCATCTTTTTAGTCTAAATAAGCAATATCATTTGACACTGGCATGATCtggagctttttttttttatcataaagtaaaaGAAATATGCAATATGAATTGTTTTATGATCTAGAGTTCTGACCCTCCTTTTTAAAAATTCTAATGGTATAAACTAGAATGTGGTGATTTGAGCATTAGTAGTAGCTTTTCCCATTTAAAATATGACGacttatagttttttttttcattccaaATAATATGTTCTTCTAACTTAAAACTAGGCTTCACATATTTGTTTTAATGCTTCTATTATGTCGTAGGCCACCCTTGGGTTCAAGTTGGTGGTGTTGCTCCTGACAAACCTCTTGATTCCGCTGTTTTATAGCGCTTGAAACAATTCTCTACTATGAACAAGCTGAAGAAAATAGCCATTAGGGTGAGTATTTATCAGTCAACTAAACTATATAATTATAGCAGTTTAAGATGTGTACATAAGGTTAATCATTCATTAAATTACTATTGGTTAGCTTTTTTATTTCCATTTATATTTATTGCAAAGCACAAGCATGTATTGCAATTAAGGTACGATTATTATACTACGATCCATGTCCATAGAGAAAAAATGTACATTTTGATTATGTTTAGGGTATTCTATTCTTTAGTGCATGACTTGCAATTGTTGTCCATAGATGTCGATAATAGTGGACAGATCACTCTTGAGGAACTAAAGAATGGTTTGGAAAAGGTAGATGCAAATCTCAAGGATTCCGAAATAAGTGGACTAATGCAAGCGGTAAGTAATGATTCTGATTTAGGGAACTGTAATAAGGCTTGTAAAAATTGTATAATCAATCTTGTTTGCTATTTATTGAAACCTATTCCGGTTgttttgttaaaaataaaattatttcctGAATCGTTCTTTCCGATCGGAGAATTtgaaatgagaatgagaatgcGAATGAATGCAGTTGACAGaaagaggaaaaaaataaaaagaaaaaactgaCCTTAAAGTGGGAATATAAACAAGGATTCATCTTCTTTCCTCTAACTACTACAAGTTGATGAAGTTAGATTATAGTCTAATATATCCTTTGTAACAACTTCAAAGATTGTTAGATTATAGTCTAACATAATTATCCATGTAATAACATTCTATATAAGTGTCTGATGTATGAGTGTTATTAGCTAGCTTATCATGTAATGTAATTCTCTTGTTCCCCCAcccccacttttttttttctttattttcttcccAATATATATTTGGCTCAGAAAGCGTAGATTTTAGTTTCACATTTATTTGTgcattctctctctttctattgGAATAAAagaatatatgtatttatataattattattgtttttcttaattgaacaaatataaattattattattgtaattcttgtaattttttaaataaataattaaattttaaataaaattaatatttacgtgCTTCGGCACGTAACTtctacctagtatatatatatatatgttataaatattattaattatgtgatgtccaaatcttttatttattactattaatgtaatcaacattccctttttccttcaaaaaaaaaaaaaacattcccttttttttagttttcttttttcttagtttcttaatatttgactcttgtatgtgtataaataggagatcacctaatggaataaaacactcagaaaattctcatctcttctctattttctttctctaaattataatattacataatactaatatttcataatacgttatcagcacgagacCAAGGTATGACAATGTTTTTGTTATGTGATCTCGAATTGCTTCAAAGTCATGATacactacatatatatatttatatatatatactcatatgACTGAAACACATTCGAGTTAgccatttttttaatgaattaatatttatacaatatatgtttatgcttatatatatctatatagatgcttatatatattatatatgtgtgttgatttgtttatcatattatattgtttaatcttattatcttattctatattgtactatattttgttgtattttttttccaaaatttatgtatatgtctaataatttacactttatattaatatagttttctCCATGGCAAACcttgcaaaacttgattttgtgGCACTTGATATTTCTGGAAAAACTATTTGTCATGGATTCTTGATGCTGAAATCCATTTAGATGCTATGGGTCTTGGAGACACCATCAAAGATCAAAAtactgaaacaaaacaaaataaggcCAAGGCTATGATTTTCCTTCGCCATCATCTCCATGAGGGGTTAAAATCTGAATATCTAACTGTAAAAGATCCTCTTGTGCTTTgacaaaatttgaaagaaagatatgGCCATCAAAAAACTGTCATATTGCCAAAGGCTAAGAATGATTTGTTGCACCTGAGGTTGCAAGATTTTAAATCAGTAAGTGATTATAACTCTGCAATGTTTAATATCACTTCTAAATTAATGTtgtgtggagaaaaagttactgACTATGAAATGTTAGAAAAAACATATACTACTTTTCATGCCTCTAATGTGCTCCTGCAGCAGCAATATAGagagcaaaattttaaaaaatattcagaatTGATTTCATGTCTTCTAGTAGCTGAGCAGAATAATTaacttttgatgaaaaatcatgAATCTCGCCCAACTGGGTCCACTCCATTCCTTGAAGTGAATGCTACAATTGTTGACAATCATAATTATAGTTGTAGTCGTGATCATAATCGAAGTAATAGACGTGGTCGTGACCATAATCAAAGTCGTGGTCGTGGTCGCGATCGCGGTCGAAGCAATGTTTGGCATCGTAatggtcaaaataaaaattcatatactcCAATGAAAAGCACAACTACTGAGAACAAGGGAAAATgtcctcaaaataataatcatagaaATTCTGAAAATTTATGTTCCAGATGTGGAATAAAAGGACACTGGGCACGTGCCTGTCGTACGGCAAAACACCTTGTTGATCTTTATCAAGCATCCGTGAAAGGAAAGgagaaaatagaagcaaattttGCCTATCAAGATGATGGTTTTCTCAAAGAGCCTTTGGATATTACACACTTAGATGTTgcaaatttttttaatgaagatcTCATTAATAACAACATGAATATCGATAATGGAGATGTGAATGTCCACAATTAGTCACTTttctttgttatgttttttttttattattatcatttatttactttaaggtgtttattttatttggcatgtaatgaacttttattatttaagcatttatattttgaacttattatgttttttttttgttaatgaagtaatggacatttgtcattctatacatgattctacaaataatggtgatgatatgtgtttggtggatagcgcaaccactcatacaatacttagaagtgataaatatttttcaaatttatcaagaatgaaggcaaatgttaatacaatatcaggcactgcaaatttaattgaaggctccggaagagccattatattgatgcctagatgaacaaaaattattatagatgataccttattatccaccaaatcaaaaaggaatctgttgagtttcaaagatatacgtcgtaatggatatcatattaagacaatagatgaaaataattttgaatatctttgcattacatctattgtttcaagaaaaaaatgcatattagaAAACTTACCTGGTTTGTCTTCAGGTTTGTACGTTACACGTATAAGTACAATAGAAACTCATGTTATTGTGAACGAGAAGTTAACAAAccagaaaaatttatttgttatttggcatgaccggttaggccatcccggttcaattatgatgcgtagaataatagagaactcacatggtcatccattgaagaaccaaaagattcttTTATCCAATGAGTTCTCATGTGCTGCTTGTTCTCAAGGAAAGTTAATCATTAAGCCCTCACCGGTAAaggt from Cannabis sativa cultivar Pink pepper isolate KNU-18-1 chromosome 2, ASM2916894v1, whole genome shotgun sequence encodes:
- the LOC133034100 gene encoding uncharacterized protein LOC133034100 gives rise to the protein MDLSATWVGSPYYVVPEVLRKHYGPECDVWSAGVIIYILHSGVPPFWDELEQGIFEQVLRGELDFISEPWPSISESAKDLVRRMLVRDPKKRLTAHEVLNVDNSGQITLEELKNGLEKVDANLKDSEISGLMQAVSNDSDLGNYAMGLGDTIKDQNTETKQNKAKAMIFLRHHLHEGCSRDHNRSNRRGRDHNQSRGRGRDRGRSNVWHRNGQNKNSYTPMKSTTTENKGKCPQNNNHRNSENLCSRCGIKGHWARACRTAKHLVDLYQASVKGKEKIEANFAYQDDGFLKEPLDITHLDVANFFNEDLINNNMNIDNGDVNVHN
- the LOC115718767 gene encoding uncharacterized protein LOC115718767; its protein translation is MALHSGIGFSKILVIAGTGYTTTVLFNNHKLSDLLGEKLFSEARERNKISRVKRERASIDNGVLGSPAVPPLSTADSPQSSNAMARTSTILYGAPNAFSLPLTLFVGFMDLLKILWGKKLLQYLESGMKACIMLMVTGATICIMSFYFIYPTDSRLRPDQRHLENGEYEKANAEKQRLEKKQRMSRKLQESGWKPK